One Actinomadura viridis genomic region harbors:
- a CDS encoding helix-turn-helix domain-containing protein, whose product MGEIAPGVLYPDEHATIVDLDRRVPGPAVARFVEFYWHVRWNTAEPYETKVLSHPNVHLVFETPSPQVYGVDRNLFVRRLHGRGQVLGVKFRAGCFRPFTGRPVIALADRRVPAREFFGPAVDEVNRAVLGTTDLDAMADLAEAFLRPRLPAPDPAAEEVAAMAGRMTADPALFRVDDAAEMLHVSVRTLQRLFAEYVGASPKWVLRRARLHEAAARADRGDGVDWASLAADLGYCDQSHLTRDFTAVVGVSPARYARS is encoded by the coding sequence GTGGGGGAGATTGCTCCGGGCGTGCTGTACCCGGACGAGCACGCGACCATCGTTGACCTGGACCGTCGTGTCCCCGGTCCCGCCGTGGCGCGGTTCGTGGAGTTCTACTGGCACGTCCGCTGGAACACGGCCGAGCCCTACGAGACCAAGGTGCTCTCCCACCCGAACGTCCACCTCGTCTTCGAGACGCCGTCCCCCCAGGTCTACGGGGTGGACCGCAATCTCTTCGTACGCCGCCTCCACGGACGCGGCCAGGTCCTCGGCGTCAAGTTCCGGGCCGGGTGCTTCCGCCCGTTCACCGGACGGCCGGTCATCGCGCTGGCCGACCGGCGGGTGCCCGCCCGGGAGTTCTTCGGCCCCGCCGTCGACGAGGTCAACCGCGCCGTCCTCGGGACCACCGACCTCGACGCGATGGCCGACCTGGCCGAGGCGTTCCTCCGCCCCCGCCTGCCCGCCCCCGACCCGGCCGCCGAGGAGGTCGCGGCCATGGCCGGGCGGATGACCGCCGACCCGGCCCTGTTCCGTGTCGACGACGCCGCCGAGATGCTGCACGTCTCCGTCCGCACCCTCCAGCGGCTCTTCGCCGAGTACGTCGGGGCGAGCCCGAAATGGGTGCTGCGCCGCGCCCGCCTCCACGAGGCCGCCGCCCGCGCCGACCGGGGCGACGGCGTCGACTGGGCCTCCCTCGCGGCCGACCTCGGCTACTGCGACCAGTCCCACCTGACCCGCGACTTCACCGCGGTGGTCGGCGTCTCCCCCGCCAGGTACGCCCGCTCATAG
- a CDS encoding DUF7691 family protein codes for MSYAIMPYAVHPKGIRSMIGSRDERLLAYVKSRWAAELREYDELLDFADGDHLFPARVALRRMVMGEEYDERIGFIYAYCLEILVAAHEDTDRLPNDGWREMGGEWLRTVGNELRRAGADFEPAVLVLRGEPVPLPPLGDLSDPPNVGHLRNAEMPAVLASFDGLDAARVTEPGVLEAVRQIEEWLRTCVKTGRDLVCFHY; via the coding sequence GTGAGCTACGCGATCATGCCCTACGCCGTGCATCCGAAGGGGATCAGGTCGATGATCGGCTCGCGCGACGAGCGGCTTCTGGCCTACGTCAAGTCCCGCTGGGCCGCCGAGCTGCGGGAATACGACGAGCTTCTCGACTTCGCGGACGGCGACCACCTCTTCCCCGCGCGGGTGGCGCTCAGGCGGATGGTCATGGGCGAGGAGTACGACGAGCGCATCGGCTTCATCTACGCCTACTGCCTCGAGATCCTGGTCGCGGCCCACGAGGACACCGACCGCCTTCCCAACGACGGCTGGCGGGAGATGGGGGGCGAGTGGCTCCGCACCGTGGGGAACGAGCTCCGGCGGGCCGGTGCCGACTTCGAACCCGCCGTCCTCGTCCTGCGGGGCGAGCCGGTGCCGCTGCCGCCGCTCGGTGATCTCAGTGACCCCCCGAACGTGGGTCACCTCCGCAACGCGGAGATGCCCGCCGTCCTCGCGTCGTTCGATGGCCTGGACGCCGCCCGCGTCACCGAACCCGGCGTGTTGGAGGCCGTCCGCCAGATCGAGGAGTGGCTGCGGACGTGCGTCAAGACCGGACGCGACCTCGTGTGCTTTCACTACTGA
- a CDS encoding sigma-70 family RNA polymerase sigma factor, with protein sequence MEYETTAPELLAAARAGDGGAFDRLVGPLRDELRAHCYRMLGSVHDAEDAVQDTLDRAWRGLARFEDRGSIRPWLYKIATNRSLTLIERRGRRELPADLSPGGAPLTEAAWLEPYPDRLMGYTADLGPEARAVARESVELAFVAALQHLSAGQRAALLLRDVLGFPAREAADLLDTTAAAVDSALQRARRTLAGLVPETGQRRTLDGLGEAARDLARRYATAWEAGDVEAIVAMLTEDAKYSMPPLTAWYEGHDGVRGFLAEAVRGRRWRFLPAAANGQLAFGTYMWDDAASAYVAAGLDLLTLRGTRIAEVVSFLDADLPAFGLPAELPGNRPAARDESAARPGL encoded by the coding sequence GTGGAATACGAGACCACCGCGCCCGAGCTGCTGGCCGCCGCGCGCGCCGGTGACGGCGGGGCCTTCGACCGGCTGGTCGGGCCGCTGCGGGACGAGCTGCGCGCGCACTGTTACCGGATGCTGGGCTCGGTCCATGACGCGGAGGACGCCGTCCAGGACACGCTCGACCGGGCCTGGCGGGGCCTGGCACGGTTCGAGGACCGCGGGTCGATCCGGCCCTGGCTCTACAAGATCGCGACGAACCGTTCGCTCACGCTGATCGAACGGCGCGGGCGGCGCGAGCTGCCCGCCGACCTGAGCCCGGGGGGCGCGCCGCTGACCGAGGCGGCCTGGCTGGAGCCGTACCCGGACCGGCTGATGGGCTACACGGCGGACCTGGGCCCGGAGGCCCGCGCGGTGGCGAGGGAGAGCGTGGAACTGGCGTTCGTCGCCGCGCTGCAGCACCTGTCCGCGGGGCAGCGCGCCGCCCTGCTGCTGCGCGACGTCCTCGGGTTCCCCGCCCGGGAGGCCGCCGACCTGCTGGACACCACGGCCGCCGCGGTCGACAGCGCCCTCCAGCGCGCCCGGAGGACGCTCGCCGGGCTCGTCCCGGAGACCGGCCAGCGGCGGACGCTGGACGGGCTGGGCGAGGCGGCGCGGGACCTGGCCCGGCGGTACGCGACCGCCTGGGAGGCCGGGGACGTCGAGGCCATCGTGGCGATGCTGACCGAGGACGCGAAGTACTCGATGCCGCCGCTGACCGCCTGGTACGAGGGCCACGACGGCGTCCGCGGCTTCCTGGCCGAGGCGGTGCGGGGGCGACGCTGGCGCTTCCTCCCGGCCGCCGCCAACGGGCAGCTCGCGTTCGGCACCTACATGTGGGACGACGCCGCGTCCGCCTACGTCGCGGCCGGGCTGGACCTGCTCACGCTCCGCGGGACGCGGATCGCCGAGGTGGTGTCGTTCCTGGACGCGGACCTCCCGGCCTTCGGCCTGCCCGCCGAACTCCCCGGAAACCGGCCCGCCGCACGCGACGAATCCGCGGCCCGGCCCGGGTTGTAG
- a CDS encoding SgcJ/EcaC family oxidoreductase, giving the protein MATDEEQIRALIERWARAVHDGDMDGVLADHDEDIVMFDVPPPYEGVRGLGAYRETWPPFFRWQAQGASFEIESLEVTAGDGVAFAHALLRCGTEEDFAGDPDNRLRLTLGLRKEDGRWVVAHEHHSFPITGDGGAEREVREVHRRWFDATAAKDLDGLMAPIADDIVSYEHETPLQYEGVDAVRELCARNLNAPVTVSLDVPDLRVAVRGDLAVAWGLNRVQATFPDGTTSDHWSRGTRVFERRNGAWMMIHQHLSVPFDPETGAAGTGLSP; this is encoded by the coding sequence ATGGCCACCGACGAAGAGCAGATCCGCGCACTGATCGAGCGCTGGGCGCGGGCCGTCCACGACGGCGACATGGACGGGGTCCTCGCCGACCACGACGAGGACATCGTGATGTTCGACGTGCCGCCTCCGTACGAGGGCGTGCGCGGGCTCGGCGCCTACCGCGAGACCTGGCCGCCGTTCTTCCGCTGGCAGGCGCAGGGGGCGTCGTTCGAGATCGAGTCGCTGGAGGTCACCGCCGGGGACGGCGTCGCGTTCGCCCACGCCCTGCTGCGGTGCGGCACCGAGGAGGACTTCGCCGGTGACCCCGACAACCGGCTGCGGCTGACGCTGGGGCTCCGCAAGGAGGACGGCCGCTGGGTCGTCGCCCACGAGCACCACTCGTTCCCGATCACCGGCGACGGCGGGGCCGAACGGGAGGTGCGCGAGGTGCACCGGCGGTGGTTCGACGCCACCGCCGCGAAGGACCTGGACGGGCTGATGGCCCCGATCGCCGACGACATCGTCTCCTACGAGCACGAGACCCCGCTCCAGTACGAAGGCGTGGACGCCGTCCGGGAACTGTGCGCGCGCAACCTGAACGCCCCGGTCACCGTCAGCCTGGACGTCCCCGACCTGAGGGTCGCCGTCCGGGGCGATCTCGCGGTCGCGTGGGGGCTCAACCGCGTCCAGGCGACCTTCCCCGATGGAACGACCTCCGACCACTGGTCGCGGGGCACCCGGGTGTTCGAGCGGAGGAACGGCGCCTGGATGATGATCCACCAGCATCTCTCCGTCCCGTTCGACCCGGAGACCGGCGCCGCCGGGACCGGCCTGAGCCCCTGA
- a CDS encoding sensor histidine kinase, whose amino-acid sequence MSSRNPTTGRAALGAAADRAAGLVAMVPAVIDQATTDTSAAAWAALAGYGVVAAAGLAVRRHRPLAVFGVILAVLAVVEVAGAAAEVKLSGLAVLPVGFALYAVGAYSPRRRSIAAGVLGGVLIAGGLLVNHLTAAEEWRGGSDVLAYVAVLPVAWSLGVAAHSRRALLAAAEGRAADARAHQHLLAEQAAAAERVRIARDMHDVVAHSLTLLVVHAETLRARSDRLPPWARTGVDDLAAAGRQATAEMRDLLGVLRDDTGGIAPRSPAPTLAGLDELADTARRSGNPVTLAVTGPAGRLPRPVQLAGYRVVQECLSNARRHAPGADVDIRLDTGAPGIDLEITSGPPRGPVPGPDSAAGSGLGLAGLAERVIALGGHLSAGPTAGGGFRVAATIPATEGSHGALR is encoded by the coding sequence GTGAGCAGCCGGAACCCGACGACCGGACGGGCCGCGCTCGGCGCCGCCGCCGACCGGGCCGCGGGCCTGGTCGCGATGGTGCCCGCCGTCATCGACCAGGCCACCACCGACACCTCCGCCGCCGCCTGGGCGGCGCTCGCGGGCTACGGGGTCGTCGCGGCGGCCGGGCTGGCGGTCCGGCGGCACCGGCCGCTGGCGGTGTTCGGCGTGATCCTGGCCGTCCTGGCGGTGGTGGAGGTCGCCGGCGCCGCCGCCGAGGTGAAGCTCAGCGGCCTGGCCGTGCTGCCCGTGGGTTTCGCGCTGTACGCGGTCGGCGCGTACAGCCCCCGGCGGCGCTCGATCGCGGCCGGGGTGCTCGGCGGCGTCCTGATCGCCGGGGGCCTGCTGGTCAACCACCTGACGGCCGCCGAGGAATGGCGGGGCGGCTCGGACGTCCTGGCGTACGTCGCCGTCCTGCCGGTCGCGTGGTCCCTGGGCGTCGCCGCGCACAGCCGCCGCGCGCTGCTGGCCGCCGCCGAGGGCCGCGCCGCGGACGCCCGCGCCCACCAGCACCTCCTGGCCGAGCAGGCCGCCGCCGCCGAACGGGTCCGCATCGCCCGGGACATGCACGACGTGGTCGCCCACTCCCTCACGCTGCTGGTGGTGCATGCCGAGACCCTCCGGGCCCGTTCCGACCGGCTGCCGCCGTGGGCCCGGACCGGCGTCGACGACCTGGCCGCCGCCGGGCGGCAGGCCACCGCGGAGATGCGCGACCTGCTGGGGGTGCTCCGCGACGACACCGGCGGCATCGCGCCCCGGAGCCCGGCCCCCACCCTCGCCGGGCTGGACGAGCTCGCCGACACCGCCCGCCGCTCGGGGAACCCGGTCACCCTCGCCGTCACCGGGCCCGCCGGCCGGCTGCCCCGCCCGGTCCAGCTCGCCGGGTACCGCGTCGTCCAGGAGTGCCTGTCCAACGCGCGCCGGCACGCCCCCGGCGCCGACGTGGACATCCGCCTGGACACCGGTGCGCCCGGGATCGACCTCGAGATCACCTCCGGGCCGCCGCGCGGGCCCGTCCCCGGGCCGGACTCCGCGGCGGGCTCGGGACTGGGACTGGCCGGGCTGGCCGAACGGGTGATCGCCCTCGGCGGGCACCTGTCCGCCGGTCCCACCGCCGGCGGCGGCTTCCGGGTCGCCGCGACCATCCCCGCCACCGAGGGGAGCCACGGTGCCCTCCGGTGA
- a CDS encoding MMPL family transporter gives MPKTTTPTTTTSTDPPPPSPTRLGRLLKRAKWAVLLGWIALAVGATLAAADLGEVQRNDAAAYLPGGFDSSQVARLAEPDPARPGAETALVVYHRADGGSLTAADRTAIEDDRRRAAALGLAGTRVEGPVQPSRDGAAALFAVEIRPAHADDDTVAEAVEGLRRSITEDAPAGLAASVTGEAALDTDNDGGDVDGPLLLTSMVIVAVLLLLTYRSPVLWAVPLVAAGMAVMVARGAAYGLARAGLAVTDLASAILIVLVFGAATDYALLLLNRYREELARHPDRHEAIAEALRRTTPAIAASAATVIAGMLCLLVADLAGLRGLGPVAASGVLVALAAMLTLLPALLACAGRWLLWPRVPTPGNARGATEHRVWHAVADRVTARPRLAALLVTAALAAGALGLGALHVSADPLDKVPPNSDSVTGHHVVARHFPQGTGAPLTVVLPAGTERPVLDGARQAASATPNVATAEPGPALGDRPTLTVELSVPAYGKAAEAAISDLRDRMDTVRDGILVGGMPAVQLDYRQAALDDTKRIVPLVLLAVTLILGLLLRSIIAPVMLLATVVLSFAASLGVSALAFTHLLDFQGVAADLFVYIFVFLVALGVDYNIFLMERIREERRHATGPGATVQAVRRGLTATGGVITAAGLVLAGTFAALAQIPDVTVAQVGIAVAAGVLVDTLLVRTFQVPALVVLLGERTWWPAHRRR, from the coding sequence ATGCCGAAGACCACGACTCCTACGACGACCACGTCCACCGACCCGCCACCACCGTCCCCGACCCGCCTGGGACGGCTGCTGAAGAGGGCCAAGTGGGCGGTGCTGCTGGGCTGGATCGCGCTGGCGGTGGGGGCGACCCTGGCCGCCGCCGACCTGGGGGAGGTCCAGCGCAACGACGCCGCCGCCTACCTTCCGGGCGGGTTCGACTCCAGCCAGGTCGCCCGGCTGGCCGAGCCCGACCCCGCCCGTCCCGGCGCGGAGACCGCCCTGGTCGTCTACCACCGTGCCGACGGCGGCTCCCTGACCGCCGCCGACCGTACGGCGATCGAGGACGACCGGCGCCGCGCCGCCGCGCTCGGCCTCGCCGGAACGCGGGTGGAGGGCCCGGTGCAGCCGTCCCGGGACGGCGCCGCCGCCCTGTTCGCCGTGGAGATCCGGCCCGCGCACGCCGACGACGACACCGTCGCGGAGGCCGTCGAGGGGCTGCGCCGGTCGATCACCGAGGACGCGCCGGCCGGCCTGGCCGCGAGTGTCACCGGCGAGGCCGCCCTGGACACCGACAACGACGGCGGCGACGTGGACGGCCCGCTGCTGCTCACGAGCATGGTCATCGTCGCCGTCCTGCTGCTGCTGACCTACCGCAGCCCGGTGCTGTGGGCGGTGCCGCTGGTGGCCGCCGGGATGGCGGTGATGGTGGCGCGGGGCGCCGCGTACGGGCTGGCCCGCGCCGGGCTGGCGGTCACCGACCTGGCCTCCGCCATCCTGATCGTGCTGGTGTTCGGGGCCGCGACCGACTACGCGCTGCTGCTCCTCAACCGCTACCGCGAGGAACTCGCCCGGCACCCCGACCGGCACGAGGCGATCGCCGAGGCCCTGCGCCGCACCACCCCCGCCATCGCCGCGAGCGCCGCCACCGTCATCGCCGGGATGCTGTGCCTGCTGGTCGCGGACCTGGCCGGGCTGCGCGGCCTCGGGCCGGTCGCCGCCTCCGGCGTGCTGGTCGCCCTGGCCGCGATGCTCACCCTGCTGCCCGCCCTGCTGGCCTGCGCCGGACGGTGGCTGCTGTGGCCGCGCGTCCCCACCCCGGGGAACGCGCGCGGCGCCACCGAGCACCGCGTCTGGCACGCCGTCGCCGACCGGGTCACCGCCCGGCCCCGCCTGGCGGCGCTGCTGGTCACCGCGGCCCTGGCGGCCGGCGCGCTGGGCCTGGGAGCCCTGCACGTCAGCGCCGACCCGCTGGACAAGGTCCCGCCGAACAGCGACTCGGTCACCGGCCATCACGTCGTGGCCCGCCACTTCCCCCAGGGCACCGGGGCGCCCCTGACCGTCGTCCTCCCCGCGGGCACGGAACGCCCCGTACTGGACGGCGCCCGCCAGGCCGCGTCGGCGACCCCGAACGTGGCCACCGCCGAGCCCGGCCCGGCCCTCGGCGACCGGCCCACCCTCACGGTGGAGTTGTCCGTCCCGGCCTATGGCAAGGCCGCCGAGGCCGCCATCTCCGATCTGCGCGACCGCATGGACACCGTGCGGGACGGCATCCTGGTCGGCGGCATGCCCGCGGTGCAGCTGGACTACCGGCAGGCCGCCCTGGACGACACCAAGCGCATCGTGCCGCTGGTCCTGCTCGCCGTGACGCTGATCCTCGGGTTGCTGCTGCGCTCGATCATCGCGCCGGTGATGCTGCTGGCCACCGTCGTGCTGTCGTTCGCCGCGTCCCTGGGCGTCTCGGCCCTGGCCTTCACGCACCTGCTCGATTTCCAGGGCGTCGCGGCCGACCTGTTCGTGTACATCTTCGTGTTCCTGGTCGCCCTCGGCGTCGACTACAACATCTTCCTGATGGAACGCATCCGCGAGGAACGCCGCCACGCCACCGGCCCGGGGGCGACCGTCCAGGCCGTTCGCCGGGGCCTGACCGCCACCGGCGGCGTCATCACCGCCGCGGGGCTGGTGCTGGCCGGCACGTTCGCCGCGCTGGCGCAGATCCCCGACGTCACCGTGGCGCAGGTCGGCATCGCCGTCGCCGCCGGCGTCCTGGTCGACACGCTGCTGGTCCGGACGTTCCAGGTCCCCGCCCTGGTCGTTCTCCTGGGCGAGCGCACCTGGTGGCCCGCCCACCGCCGCCGTTGA
- a CDS encoding TIGR03086 family metal-binding protein, which translates to MNEYHAYMKECAAEAARVARGVRSDRLGDPTPCEGFDLRTLVNHWVLYTSHGLEHRALREQLPEALTERDFTADPAWAQQYAAQLDRAVAAWADPAVWEGDIDLGFATTPATDIASLVIKEMAVHGWDVARATGQEFRVSADAGAFLLRVVEEHAEMYRQYDGFAEPVAVDEDAPAFERALGASGRDPHWRPPS; encoded by the coding sequence GTGAACGAGTACCACGCCTACATGAAGGAATGCGCCGCCGAGGCCGCCCGCGTCGCCCGCGGCGTCCGATCGGACCGGCTGGGCGACCCGACTCCGTGCGAGGGGTTCGATCTGCGGACGCTGGTGAACCACTGGGTCCTCTACACCTCCCACGGGCTGGAGCACCGGGCGCTGCGCGAGCAGCTGCCGGAGGCGCTCACCGAACGCGACTTCACGGCCGATCCCGCCTGGGCCCAGCAGTACGCCGCCCAGCTCGACCGGGCCGTGGCGGCCTGGGCGGACCCGGCCGTATGGGAGGGCGACATCGACCTGGGGTTCGCGACGACCCCGGCCACCGACATCGCCTCCCTGGTGATCAAGGAGATGGCGGTGCACGGCTGGGACGTCGCGAGGGCGACCGGGCAGGAGTTCCGCGTCTCGGCGGACGCCGGCGCGTTCCTGCTCCGGGTCGTCGAGGAGCACGCAGAGATGTACCGGCAGTACGACGGCTTCGCCGAACCGGTCGCGGTGGACGAGGACGCCCCGGCCTTCGAGCGCGCGCTGGGCGCCTCCGGCCGCGACCCGCACTGGAGACCACCGTCCTGA
- a CDS encoding response regulator: MPSGDGPIRVVIADDERVVRDGLRAILETQEDIIVAGTAVDGHDALRLCAPPRPDVLLLDVRMPGLDGLQVLAALAGSGAVGPDGIGVVMLTTFDMDDYIQEALTRGAGGFLLKTSSYEELLIAVRAAAAGEAALSPSVARRVIGGYVDHHRALRAASAEPAAGARPADPALARLHDLTPREHDVLGLLAEGLSNQDIATRLRVSKHTVKSHVSRILTKLGLRSRGQAAALARRHHP, translated from the coding sequence GTGCCCTCCGGTGACGGCCCGATCCGGGTGGTGATCGCCGACGACGAGCGCGTCGTCCGCGACGGCCTGCGCGCCATCCTGGAGACGCAGGAGGACATCATCGTCGCCGGCACCGCCGTGGACGGCCACGACGCCCTGCGGCTGTGCGCCCCGCCGCGTCCCGACGTGCTCCTGCTGGACGTCCGCATGCCCGGCCTCGACGGGCTGCAGGTCCTGGCCGCGCTCGCCGGCTCCGGCGCCGTCGGCCCGGACGGCATCGGCGTCGTCATGCTCACCACGTTCGACATGGACGACTACATCCAGGAGGCCCTCACCCGCGGCGCGGGCGGTTTCCTGCTGAAGACCAGCTCCTACGAGGAACTGCTGATCGCCGTGCGCGCCGCCGCGGCCGGGGAGGCGGCGCTGAGCCCCAGCGTCGCCCGCCGCGTGATCGGCGGCTACGTGGACCACCACCGCGCCCTGCGCGCGGCGTCCGCCGAGCCCGCCGCCGGGGCCCGGCCCGCCGACCCGGCCCTCGCCCGGCTGCACGACCTCACCCCGCGCGAGCACGACGTCCTGGGGCTGCTGGCCGAAGGGCTGAGCAACCAGGACATCGCCACCCGGCTGCGGGTGTCCAAGCACACCGTCAAATCGCACGTCAGCCGGATCCTGACCAAGCTCGGCCTGCGCAGCCGCGGCCAGGCCGCCGCCCTGGCCCGCCGCCACCACCCCTGA
- a CDS encoding NADP-dependent oxidoreductase produces MTSSPAGTTMMAARVHAFGAPDVIRYEEVPRPVPGPGEVLVRVAAAAFNPSDIGFRAGLMRDVVPMEPPFVLGSEAAGTVVAAGGGVPGLGPGDRVVGRLDRGGAAAEYVAAPAADLVRAPASIPLAHAAAVPVAGLTAWQALFEHADLAAGDRVLINGAGGGVGMFAVQLARHAGARVIAVAGPRGADRLRGYGVERVVDRTRTAPHEAVDGPVDLVLNLAAIPPAEAAAFGPLVRPGGALVSITVPVELPAGSGATATRFVARNDAAQLAELVALIDAGAVRVDVTARPLADLADVHRDAEAGRLNGKTVLVP; encoded by the coding sequence ATGACCTCATCCCCTGCCGGAACGACGATGATGGCGGCGCGCGTCCACGCCTTCGGGGCGCCCGACGTGATCCGCTACGAGGAGGTGCCCCGTCCGGTGCCCGGTCCGGGCGAGGTGCTCGTCCGGGTGGCCGCCGCCGCGTTCAACCCGTCCGACATCGGCTTCCGGGCCGGGCTCATGCGGGACGTGGTCCCGATGGAGCCGCCGTTCGTCCTCGGCTCCGAGGCCGCCGGGACGGTCGTCGCGGCGGGCGGCGGCGTGCCGGGGCTCGGTCCCGGCGACCGGGTGGTGGGCCGGCTCGACCGGGGCGGGGCGGCGGCCGAGTACGTCGCCGCCCCCGCCGCCGACCTGGTGCGCGCCCCCGCCTCGATCCCGCTCGCGCACGCCGCGGCGGTGCCGGTCGCGGGCCTCACCGCGTGGCAGGCGCTGTTCGAGCACGCCGACCTCGCGGCGGGCGACCGCGTCCTGATCAACGGCGCGGGCGGGGGCGTGGGCATGTTCGCCGTGCAGCTCGCCCGGCACGCGGGGGCGCGGGTGATCGCCGTCGCCGGGCCGCGCGGCGCGGACCGGCTCCGCGGGTACGGCGTCGAGCGGGTGGTCGACCGGACGCGCACCGCGCCGCACGAGGCCGTGGACGGCCCGGTGGACCTGGTCCTCAACCTCGCCGCGATCCCGCCGGCGGAGGCCGCCGCGTTCGGGCCGCTGGTCCGGCCGGGCGGCGCGCTCGTCTCGATCACCGTCCCGGTGGAGCTCCCGGCGGGGTCGGGGGCGACCGCGACGCGCTTCGTCGCCCGCAACGACGCCGCCCAGCTCGCCGAACTGGTCGCCCTCATCGACGCCGGGGCGGTGCGGGTGGACGTCACGGCCCGCCCGCTCGCCGACCTCGCCGACGTGCACCGCGACGCCGAGGCGGGCCGCCTGAACGGCAAGACCGTCCTCGTCCCCTGA